The following proteins come from a genomic window of Maniola jurtina chromosome 15, ilManJurt1.1, whole genome shotgun sequence:
- the LOC123872407 gene encoding lutropin-choriogonadotropic hormone receptor isoform X1 — protein MFSSRKFKIFLAALLLLLVESSCEQEAKTGTVEFLNTNITRLNARVISARGYRLHQVEHLLVVNATKLEHIAVEDLTKMPFLRSLSITQAPLLHKIAPLPALPELRTLMITTSGLIEVPNLSHVHDNGDAHKSQQYLQAVDLEFNNIRRIPSHALRIRADQVSLNYNLIEEVPAHAFKNSQISKLSFKGNTKLRRLDDLAFAGNLLLRQLDLSNTAVTYLPTKGLENLETLKIEKTPSLKYIPSIYDFRNLREAYLTHHFHCCAFQFPERHNPAKHKLYETQLAIMKQRCNQNAQNPSRELRKRRSTNPTSAEKLTTLLSEWNDTSTASYEEEWGSEEYFSDSGSLEDELSEQFHAPFNSSLGVAYSVECGNIGSSRRTVKCTPQPDALNPCEDVMGWSWLRASVWFVVAAAVVGNTAVLLVLLTNHTELTVPRFLMCHLAFSDLCTGLYLFMLAVVDLRSYGEFFNYAYNWQYGVGCKIAGFLSVFSGQLSVFTLTIVTLERWFAITYAIYLERRISLGAAAKIMIGGWMFSILMAGMPLAGVSDYSSTSICLPVESEGVGDAVYQGSLFLTNAIAWVTIVVCYVQIYRSLGGGGEKYGGRAAAAAAERRIANKMALLIGTDLLCWAPVAFFGVTALAGVPLVDVSHGKVLLVFFYPLNACANPFLYAILTKQYRRDLITLIARTGWCSWLVQRYKMAATPPPTAHTNPSAPAQLLPLVDYNRSISMNKENGDVEIL, from the exons TGGAGTCAAGCTGCGAGCAGGAGGCAAAGACTGGTACGGTGGAATTTCTCAACACGAACATAACGCGGCTGAACGCGCGAGTCATCAGTGCGCGCGGCTACCGACTCCACCAAGTGGAGCATTT GTTAGTTGTGAACGCAACAAAATTAGAGCATATCGCTGTGGAAGATCTGACAAAAATGCCTTTCCTTAGATCATT GAGTATAACCCAAGCACCTCTGTTGCACAAGATAGCGCCGCTTCCGGCTCTGCCTGAACTGCGCACCTT AATGATCACAACATCAGGGCTGATAGAAGTGCCGAATTTAAGCCACGTTCATGACAACGGCGACGCGCACAAATCCCAACAGTATCTACAAGCCGT GGACCTGGAATTTAACAACATTCGTCGCATTCCATCGCATGCGCTGCGAATTCGCGCCGATCAAGT GTCATTGAACTATAATCTGATAGAAGAGGTGCCTGCACATGCGTTCAAAAACTCGCAAATATCAAAACT aagtTTCAAAGGTAACACAAAACTGAGAAGACTAGATGACCTAGCGTTTGCTGGAAATCTATTGTTGCGACAGTT AGACCTTAGCAACACGGCTGTAACTTACCTTCCTACCAAGGGGCTTGAAAATCTCGAGACTCTCAAAATAGAAAAAACTCCGAGCTTAAAGTACATCCCTTCTATTTACGATTTTAGA AACCTGAGGGAAGCATACCTGACGCACCACTTCCACTGCTGCGCATTCCAGTTCCCCGAGCGACACAACCCCGCCAAACACAAGCTCTACGAGACACAGCTCGCTATCATGAAGCAG AGATGCAACCAAAATGCACAGAACCCTTCTCGAGAACTGAGAAAGCGACGATCCACAAATCCAACTTCAGCTGAAAAGTTAACGACGTTATTGAG TGAATGGAACGATACGTCCACAGCCAGCTACGAGGAGGAGTGGGGCAGTGAAGAGTACTTCTCCGACTCGGGCAGCCTGGAAGACGAGCTGTCGGAGCAGTTCCACGCGCCTTTCAACAGCAGCCTGGGCGTCGCCTACTCCGTCGAGTGCGGGAACATCGGATCGAG CCGCCGTACAGTGAAATGCACGCCGCAGCCAGACGCTCTCAACCCTTGTGAAGATGTGATGGGCTGGTCATGGCTCAGAGCCAGTGTGTGGTTCGTGGTCGCCGCCGCCGTGGTTGGCAACACTGCTGTCCTACTGGTGCTTCTTACCAACCACACAGAACTAACAGTCCCTAGGTTCCTCATGTGCCATTTGGCTTTCTCCGACCTGTGCACGGGACTGTACCTTTTTATGTTGGCAGTAGTGGACCTCAGAAGTTACGGAGAATTCTTCAACTACGCTTACAATTGGCAGTACGGAGTCGGATGTAAAATTGCTGGATTCCTTTCCGTATTCTCCGGACAGCTATCAGTATTTACGCTAACTATTGTGACTTTGGAGCGATGGTTCGCGATAACGTACGCTATTTATTTAGAAAGGAGGATATCTCTGGGTGCAGCTGCCAAGATAATGATTGGAGGATGGATGTTCTCTATTCTAATGGCTGGCATGCCACTGGCTGGCGTTTCTGATTACTCATCAACGTCGATTTGTTTGCCAGTGGAGAGTGAAGGAGTTGGTGACGCCGTGTATCAAGGATCTCTATTTTTGACGAACGCAATCGCCTGGGTGACTATAGTAGTGTGCTATGTACAGATTTATAGATCTTTGGGTGGAGGAGGGGAGAAGTATGGCGGTAGAGCGGCAGCGGCGGCGGCTGAACGACGGATAGCCAATAAAATGGCTCTATTGATTGGTACAGATTTGTTATGTTGGGCACCGGTGGCTTTCTTTGGAGTGACAGCGTTAGCTGGCGTTCCTCTAGTCGACGTCAGCCACGGCAAGGTGTTGCTAGTTTTCTTTTACCCATTGAACGCGTGTGCGAACCCGTTCCTGTATGCGATACTGACGAAACAGTATAGAAGAGACCTCATAACCCTGATAGCTCGCACGGGTTGGTGCAGCTGGTTAGTTCAGCGGTACAAGATGGCGGCCACCCCCCCTCCCACCGCGCACACCAACCCCTCCGCGCCCGCGCAGCTATTACCGCTAGTAGATTACAATAGATCAATTTCCATGAACAAGGAGAATGGTGACGTTGAGATTTTGTAA
- the LOC123872407 gene encoding lutropin-choriogonadotropic hormone receptor isoform X2, whose product MITTSGLIEVPNLSHVHDNGDAHKSQQYLQAVDLEFNNIRRIPSHALRIRADQVSLNYNLIEEVPAHAFKNSQISKLSFKGNTKLRRLDDLAFAGNLLLRQLDLSNTAVTYLPTKGLENLETLKIEKTPSLKYIPSIYDFRNLREAYLTHHFHCCAFQFPERHNPAKHKLYETQLAIMKQRCNQNAQNPSRELRKRRSTNPTSAEKLTTLLSEWNDTSTASYEEEWGSEEYFSDSGSLEDELSEQFHAPFNSSLGVAYSVECGNIGSSRRTVKCTPQPDALNPCEDVMGWSWLRASVWFVVAAAVVGNTAVLLVLLTNHTELTVPRFLMCHLAFSDLCTGLYLFMLAVVDLRSYGEFFNYAYNWQYGVGCKIAGFLSVFSGQLSVFTLTIVTLERWFAITYAIYLERRISLGAAAKIMIGGWMFSILMAGMPLAGVSDYSSTSICLPVESEGVGDAVYQGSLFLTNAIAWVTIVVCYVQIYRSLGGGGEKYGGRAAAAAAERRIANKMALLIGTDLLCWAPVAFFGVTALAGVPLVDVSHGKVLLVFFYPLNACANPFLYAILTKQYRRDLITLIARTGWCSWLVQRYKMAATPPPTAHTNPSAPAQLLPLVDYNRSISMNKENGDVEIL is encoded by the exons ATGATCACAACATCAGGGCTGATAGAAGTGCCGAATTTAAGCCACGTTCATGACAACGGCGACGCGCACAAATCCCAACAGTATCTACAAGCCGT GGACCTGGAATTTAACAACATTCGTCGCATTCCATCGCATGCGCTGCGAATTCGCGCCGATCAAGT GTCATTGAACTATAATCTGATAGAAGAGGTGCCTGCACATGCGTTCAAAAACTCGCAAATATCAAAACT aagtTTCAAAGGTAACACAAAACTGAGAAGACTAGATGACCTAGCGTTTGCTGGAAATCTATTGTTGCGACAGTT AGACCTTAGCAACACGGCTGTAACTTACCTTCCTACCAAGGGGCTTGAAAATCTCGAGACTCTCAAAATAGAAAAAACTCCGAGCTTAAAGTACATCCCTTCTATTTACGATTTTAGA AACCTGAGGGAAGCATACCTGACGCACCACTTCCACTGCTGCGCATTCCAGTTCCCCGAGCGACACAACCCCGCCAAACACAAGCTCTACGAGACACAGCTCGCTATCATGAAGCAG AGATGCAACCAAAATGCACAGAACCCTTCTCGAGAACTGAGAAAGCGACGATCCACAAATCCAACTTCAGCTGAAAAGTTAACGACGTTATTGAG TGAATGGAACGATACGTCCACAGCCAGCTACGAGGAGGAGTGGGGCAGTGAAGAGTACTTCTCCGACTCGGGCAGCCTGGAAGACGAGCTGTCGGAGCAGTTCCACGCGCCTTTCAACAGCAGCCTGGGCGTCGCCTACTCCGTCGAGTGCGGGAACATCGGATCGAG CCGCCGTACAGTGAAATGCACGCCGCAGCCAGACGCTCTCAACCCTTGTGAAGATGTGATGGGCTGGTCATGGCTCAGAGCCAGTGTGTGGTTCGTGGTCGCCGCCGCCGTGGTTGGCAACACTGCTGTCCTACTGGTGCTTCTTACCAACCACACAGAACTAACAGTCCCTAGGTTCCTCATGTGCCATTTGGCTTTCTCCGACCTGTGCACGGGACTGTACCTTTTTATGTTGGCAGTAGTGGACCTCAGAAGTTACGGAGAATTCTTCAACTACGCTTACAATTGGCAGTACGGAGTCGGATGTAAAATTGCTGGATTCCTTTCCGTATTCTCCGGACAGCTATCAGTATTTACGCTAACTATTGTGACTTTGGAGCGATGGTTCGCGATAACGTACGCTATTTATTTAGAAAGGAGGATATCTCTGGGTGCAGCTGCCAAGATAATGATTGGAGGATGGATGTTCTCTATTCTAATGGCTGGCATGCCACTGGCTGGCGTTTCTGATTACTCATCAACGTCGATTTGTTTGCCAGTGGAGAGTGAAGGAGTTGGTGACGCCGTGTATCAAGGATCTCTATTTTTGACGAACGCAATCGCCTGGGTGACTATAGTAGTGTGCTATGTACAGATTTATAGATCTTTGGGTGGAGGAGGGGAGAAGTATGGCGGTAGAGCGGCAGCGGCGGCGGCTGAACGACGGATAGCCAATAAAATGGCTCTATTGATTGGTACAGATTTGTTATGTTGGGCACCGGTGGCTTTCTTTGGAGTGACAGCGTTAGCTGGCGTTCCTCTAGTCGACGTCAGCCACGGCAAGGTGTTGCTAGTTTTCTTTTACCCATTGAACGCGTGTGCGAACCCGTTCCTGTATGCGATACTGACGAAACAGTATAGAAGAGACCTCATAACCCTGATAGCTCGCACGGGTTGGTGCAGCTGGTTAGTTCAGCGGTACAAGATGGCGGCCACCCCCCCTCCCACCGCGCACACCAACCCCTCCGCGCCCGCGCAGCTATTACCGCTAGTAGATTACAATAGATCAATTTCCATGAACAAGGAGAATGGTGACGTTGAGATTTTGTAA
- the LOC123872427 gene encoding AN1-type zinc finger protein 1-like: MEFPSLGEHCQKKDCNQTDFLPLQCKCGMVFCRHHFNDHCLSGECELAPKPKEVNFENDDQIYRCSSKGCRKGNLHEMLCIKCNKHYCIEHRFHPSCPEIDDETMTAKIEQFEAPRRQFQEANKFLQDKITENIRKALKSSAKVKTASKIHLMRIKQKALGPKSIPVSDRVYFAIKKPMDMQPKPVTIVNDEQNIKNIESIALDPDLKGTVAVFISKKWSLGRTIDSICDTCNIRNDNNQIGDTKIRLFRQLDGYCISPIKMDVEITELLTKEVLLEGDKLVIEYIDNRVISNLEDNAQIFLS; the protein is encoded by the exons atggagtTCCCTTCTCTCGGCGAGCATTGCCAGAAGAAAGATTGTAACCAGACGGACTTTCTGCCACTTCAGTGTAAATGTGGGATGGTATTCTGCCGCCATCATTTCAACGATCATTGTTTATCTGGAGAATGCGAGTTGGCGCCGAAACCAAAGGAGGTTAACTTTGAAAATGACGATCAGATTTATAGATGCTCGTCGAAAGGCTGCAGGAAGGGGAATCTACATGAAATGCTGTGTATAAAGTGCAACAAACATTACTGTATCGAGCATAGGTTTCATCC ATCCTGTCCCGAGATTGACGATGAGACAATGACAGCAAAAATAGAGCAGTTCGAAGCACCAAGACGTCAATTCCAGGAAGCTAATAAGTTTCTTCAAGATAAA ATAACGGAAAACATAAGAAAAGCCCTGAAGTCCTCAGCAAAAGTGAAGACTGCATCAAAAATCCATTTAATGAGGATCAAGCAAAAAGCTCTCGGCCCTAAATCCATACCAGTATCAGATAGAGTGTATTTtgctatcaagaaacctatggaCATGCAACCAAAACCAGTGACTATTGTAAATGACGAACAAAATATAAAGAATATTGAGTCTATAGCTTTAGATCCAGATTTAAAAGGCACTGTTGCTGTATTTATTTCTAAGAAATGGAGTTTAGGTCGTACCATTGATAGTATATGTGATACATGTAATATTAGGAACGATAATAATCAAATAGGTGACACAAAAATACGGTTATTTAGACAATTAGATGGTTATTGCATAAGTCCTATTAAGATGGATGTTGAAATTACAGAGTTACTGACAAAAGAGGTTTTGTTAGAAGGTGATAAGTTAGTCATAGAGTATATAGATAATCGTGTCATAAGTAATCTAGAAGATAATGCAcagatatttttaagttaa